A region of Deltaproteobacteria bacterium DNA encodes the following proteins:
- the folK gene encoding 2-amino-4-hydroxy-6-hydroxymethyldihydropteridine diphosphokinase, with translation MAHRVYVGLGSNLGDRKANVREAEGRLAELPSTRIVKASSLYESEPHGNAKTWFINSVLEIETDLEPEALLKQTLAIEKSMGRKRVTGKRWGSRIIDIDLLLIDNQTVNKKNLKIPHPEMHARRFVLMPLAELAPHVTHPHLGTSMSELLGGLKDPKKVMLTRP, from the coding sequence ATGGCGCATCGGGTCTACGTGGGTCTCGGCTCCAATCTCGGAGATCGCAAGGCGAACGTCCGCGAGGCCGAGGGGCGCCTGGCCGAGCTGCCGAGCACGCGCATCGTGAAGGCGTCGTCGCTCTACGAGAGCGAGCCGCACGGCAACGCCAAGACCTGGTTCATCAACAGCGTCCTTGAGATCGAGACCGACCTCGAGCCCGAAGCGCTCCTGAAGCAGACGCTCGCGATCGAGAAATCGATGGGTCGCAAGCGCGTCACCGGCAAGCGCTGGGGCTCGCGCATCATCGACATCGACCTCCTTCTCATCGACAACCAGACGGTCAACAAGAAGAATCTCAAGATTCCGCATCCCGAGATGCACGCGCGGCGTTTCGTGCTGATGCCGCTCGCGGAACTCGCGCCGCACGTCACCCACCCGCACCTCGGCACGTCCATGTCCGAGCTGCTCGGCGGGCTGAAGGATCCTAAGAAGGTGATGTTGACTCGTCCGTGA
- the tadA gene encoding Flp pilus assembly complex ATPase component TadA, whose product MSTPERLAGARALLRFVARQGRLSMEDAARVEGLVADGTSVHEVLEREGLIGQKDLALLLAETLRLRIVDLTTYPLDANVTRELKEAVATRYEVVPIGIDAQMIEVVTANPLDLDGLKAVEFATGKRVQAVVATQVEVKDALAHTYRLQESLEQFLQLVPASESLVVNELSDEGDDLRTVAADAELPPVIKLADKMLIEGIKSRASDIHVEPEGDSVLVRYRVDGILEEAFRFPKWIQNPLVARLKVMAKLDITERRLPQDGRIQVRYLDKTVDMRVSSLPAQHGEKITLRILDASQAVKALDRLGFAAGDLKLMREAAKKPQGMILITGPTGSGKTTTLYALLREIFSPKTNIVTIENPIEYQLKGINQVEVNEKQGLTFGSVLRSVLRQDPDVILLGEIRDKETAGIAFQAASTGHLVLSTVHTNDAAGAVTRLLDLGLEPYAIASALNLVVAQRLVRQLCPACAKPIDLDPGMRCQLHLEEGATVKQAAGCAQCRHQGYRSRMGVYEMLPMTGAITKLIEAGAGESMVRQQARSEGAHSMLEDAVEKIRAGVTSVEEVQRVVQIADAGNAQCPGCRKEIAEDYSVCPHCSKVLRASCGGCAKPLNPEWVRCPYCGASSEADGAASVEAPAERRSFKALVVDDTATIRDVVRHTLEHSDLGLAVVTAEDGPQALEIAGRERPDIVILDISMPGMDGFEVCRRLRSEMRTAFVPVLMLTAHDSEDDVARGFGVGADDYMVKPFRREGLLARVKRILERTYGGQAVGAPPLPNTTRGAASVSDVEAVASATSHAAEPSSEIAATVAALAAERDALRDAVAASGDRLGALVDRIDELAARVGELAARTEAVEARPVAAPQPDAPGAAPALDEIRGLVAALRESQERRFAELRADGARAAAIAEEALASARATAGAVPPAGFAAMMSTLDQLQGEHAALASVVRAAAAASEAAGGADEECERRLREMGAEVAELRTATVTLEEALQGEALATTERVARELAAMRQDVAAQDERRAEEARRLASVEDAAQRVAGEIDAAIDAATRRLREDLAAIERGVAVRGGVDAALAGRLETLAQHVDAVAAEAVAGRERETDLRRRADDATTSVERLGAAVEALRHDVEEGGRAAVELDARLGQGEQTIGAVRGDLAAALHAAGRDRDEIHRLAAAEAATRATSDEALGTAERGAAELAALRESIEARFGRGEEAAGELREAIGARQGAQERQLVRLMSRVAGARRVAVKVVRRVRAAGRASEARLEAREVACDRRITAVREEALAALADARREQAALAARLDAVDAARAAGEHEVDRRLGAELDALKSVVERLDGDHRRLAADVEERLRNLMRTAANGFDVQLALLRGKVEVLARTLRDQMPTDPAVPAAEDALLHHRHGLMEMLRDQLATLRGGVEWRPQRVLDLLVESSLAAAISPLRRVLQLAQGATSEPKAVADAGAADVTDESTSPS is encoded by the coding sequence ATGAGCACGCCCGAACGGCTGGCCGGCGCCCGCGCCCTCCTGCGCTTCGTGGCGCGCCAGGGCCGACTCAGCATGGAGGATGCCGCGCGCGTCGAGGGTCTCGTCGCGGACGGCACGTCCGTCCACGAGGTGCTCGAGCGCGAGGGGCTGATCGGTCAGAAGGATCTGGCGCTCCTCCTCGCCGAGACGTTGCGCCTCCGCATCGTCGACCTCACGACGTATCCGCTCGACGCCAACGTGACGCGCGAGCTCAAGGAGGCGGTCGCGACCCGCTACGAGGTCGTGCCGATCGGCATCGATGCGCAGATGATCGAGGTCGTGACCGCGAACCCGCTCGATCTCGACGGCCTGAAGGCGGTGGAGTTCGCGACCGGCAAGCGCGTCCAGGCGGTCGTCGCGACGCAGGTCGAGGTGAAGGACGCGCTCGCTCACACCTATCGCCTCCAGGAATCCCTCGAGCAGTTCCTCCAGCTCGTGCCCGCCAGCGAGTCCCTGGTCGTGAACGAGCTCAGCGACGAGGGCGACGACCTGCGGACGGTCGCCGCCGACGCCGAGCTGCCTCCCGTCATCAAGCTCGCCGACAAGATGCTGATCGAGGGCATCAAGTCGCGAGCGAGCGACATCCACGTCGAGCCCGAGGGCGACTCGGTCCTCGTGCGCTACCGCGTCGACGGCATCCTCGAGGAGGCCTTTCGCTTCCCCAAGTGGATCCAGAACCCGCTCGTCGCGCGTCTCAAGGTGATGGCGAAGCTCGACATCACCGAGCGCCGTCTGCCGCAGGACGGCCGCATCCAGGTCCGTTACCTCGACAAGACGGTGGACATGCGGGTGTCGAGCCTGCCCGCCCAGCACGGCGAGAAGATCACGCTCCGCATCCTCGACGCGAGCCAGGCCGTGAAGGCGCTCGATCGCCTCGGCTTCGCGGCCGGCGACCTGAAGCTCATGCGCGAGGCGGCGAAGAAGCCGCAGGGGATGATCCTCATCACCGGCCCGACCGGTAGCGGCAAGACGACCACCCTCTACGCGCTCCTGCGCGAGATCTTCTCGCCGAAGACCAACATCGTCACGATCGAGAACCCGATCGAGTACCAGCTCAAGGGCATCAACCAGGTCGAAGTCAACGAGAAGCAGGGCCTGACCTTCGGCAGCGTGCTGCGGTCCGTGTTGCGCCAGGATCCCGACGTCATCCTGCTCGGCGAGATCCGCGACAAGGAAACCGCCGGGATCGCGTTCCAGGCGGCGAGCACCGGACACCTCGTCCTCAGCACCGTCCACACCAACGACGCCGCGGGCGCCGTGACCCGCCTCCTCGACCTCGGGCTCGAGCCGTACGCGATCGCGTCGGCGTTGAACCTGGTGGTGGCGCAGCGGCTCGTGCGGCAGCTGTGCCCGGCGTGCGCGAAGCCGATCGATCTCGATCCGGGGATGCGGTGCCAGCTCCACCTCGAGGAGGGCGCGACCGTGAAGCAGGCGGCCGGCTGCGCGCAGTGCCGGCACCAGGGCTATCGCTCGCGCATGGGCGTCTACGAAATGCTGCCGATGACGGGCGCGATCACCAAGCTGATCGAGGCCGGCGCCGGCGAGAGCATGGTGCGCCAGCAGGCGCGCAGCGAAGGCGCGCACTCGATGCTGGAGGACGCGGTCGAGAAGATTCGCGCCGGCGTGACCAGCGTCGAAGAGGTGCAGCGGGTCGTCCAGATCGCCGACGCCGGCAACGCGCAGTGTCCCGGGTGCCGCAAGGAGATCGCCGAGGACTACAGCGTCTGTCCGCATTGCAGCAAAGTGCTGCGCGCGTCGTGCGGCGGCTGCGCCAAGCCGCTGAACCCCGAGTGGGTGCGGTGTCCGTACTGCGGGGCTTCCTCCGAGGCGGATGGGGCTGCCTCCGTCGAGGCGCCCGCGGAACGGCGGAGCTTCAAGGCGCTGGTGGTCGACGACACGGCGACCATCCGCGACGTCGTCCGACACACGCTCGAGCACTCCGATCTCGGGCTCGCGGTCGTGACCGCCGAGGACGGTCCGCAGGCGCTCGAGATCGCGGGACGCGAGCGCCCCGACATCGTGATCCTCGACATCTCGATGCCCGGCATGGACGGATTCGAGGTGTGCCGCCGCCTGCGCTCCGAGATGCGGACGGCGTTCGTGCCGGTTCTCATGCTGACCGCCCACGACAGCGAGGACGACGTCGCGCGCGGCTTCGGCGTGGGCGCCGACGACTACATGGTGAAGCCGTTCCGCCGCGAAGGGCTGCTCGCGCGCGTGAAGCGGATCCTCGAGCGGACCTACGGCGGCCAGGCGGTCGGCGCGCCGCCGCTGCCGAACACGACGCGTGGCGCGGCGTCGGTGTCCGACGTGGAGGCGGTCGCGTCCGCGACGTCCCATGCCGCCGAGCCGAGCTCGGAGATCGCGGCGACGGTCGCCGCGCTCGCCGCCGAGCGCGATGCGCTCCGCGACGCCGTCGCCGCGAGCGGCGATCGTCTGGGAGCGCTCGTGGACCGGATCGACGAGCTGGCCGCGCGGGTCGGGGAGCTTGCGGCGCGCACCGAGGCGGTCGAGGCACGGCCGGTCGCGGCCCCGCAGCCCGATGCCCCCGGCGCAGCGCCGGCGCTCGACGAGATCCGCGGGCTCGTTGCCGCGCTGCGCGAGTCGCAAGAACGGCGCTTCGCCGAGCTCCGTGCCGACGGGGCGCGTGCGGCCGCGATCGCGGAGGAGGCGCTCGCGAGCGCGCGCGCCACGGCCGGCGCCGTGCCGCCGGCCGGGTTCGCCGCGATGATGAGCACGCTCGACCAGCTGCAGGGCGAGCATGCGGCGCTCGCGTCGGTCGTCCGGGCGGCAGCCGCGGCGAGCGAGGCCGCGGGCGGAGCGGACGAGGAGTGCGAGCGCCGTCTGCGCGAGATGGGCGCCGAGGTCGCCGAGCTCCGGACCGCCACGGTCACGCTCGAAGAGGCGCTGCAAGGCGAGGCCCTCGCAACGACCGAGCGCGTGGCGCGCGAGCTCGCGGCGATGCGCCAGGACGTCGCGGCGCAGGACGAGCGGCGGGCGGAAGAGGCGCGGCGCCTGGCGAGCGTCGAGGACGCCGCGCAGCGGGTCGCGGGGGAGATCGACGCGGCGATCGACGCGGCGACGCGGCGGCTTCGAGAGGATCTGGCGGCGATCGAGCGCGGCGTCGCCGTGCGCGGCGGGGTCGATGCGGCGCTCGCGGGACGTCTCGAGACGCTCGCGCAGCACGTGGACGCGGTCGCGGCCGAGGCCGTCGCCGGACGGGAGCGCGAGACGGACCTGCGGCGTCGGGCCGACGACGCGACGACGTCGGTCGAGCGGCTCGGCGCAGCGGTGGAGGCGCTCCGCCACGACGTGGAGGAGGGCGGCCGGGCCGCGGTGGAGCTCGATGCGCGTCTGGGGCAGGGCGAACAGACGATCGGCGCGGTCCGGGGCGACCTCGCGGCCGCGCTCCATGCGGCGGGTCGCGATCGGGACGAGATCCACCGGCTGGCCGCGGCCGAGGCGGCGACGCGGGCGACCAGCGACGAGGCGCTCGGGACGGCCGAGCGGGGCGCGGCGGAGCTCGCCGCCCTGCGCGAGTCCATCGAGGCGCGATTCGGGCGCGGCGAGGAGGCGGCCGGCGAGCTCCGCGAGGCGATCGGCGCCCGTCAGGGAGCGCAGGAGCGTCAGCTGGTGCGGCTCATGTCGCGCGTCGCCGGGGCGCGGCGGGTGGCGGTCAAGGTCGTGCGGCGTGTGCGGGCCGCGGGTCGCGCGTCCGAGGCGCGCCTCGAGGCGCGCGAGGTGGCATGCGATCGCCGGATCACGGCGGTCCGCGAGGAGGCGCTCGCGGCGCTCGCGGACGCGCGGCGGGAACAGGCGGCGCTCGCCGCTCGCCTCGATGCCGTCGACGCGGCGCGCGCCGCGGGCGAGCACGAGGTCGACCGGCGGCTCGGCGCCGAGCTGGACGCGCTCAAGAGCGTGGTCGAGCGGCTCGACGGCGATCATCGGCGGCTCGCGGCCGACGTGGAGGAGCGCCTCCGCAACCTCATGCGAACCGCCGCCAACGGATTCGACGTCCAGCTCGCGCTCCTGCGCGGCAAGGTCGAGGTCCTCGCGCGGACCCTCCGCGATCAGATGCCGACGGACCCGGCCGTGCCCGCCGCCGAGGACGCGCTCCTCCACCACCGGCACGGGCTCATGGAGATGCTGCGCGATCAGCTCGCGACGCTGCGGGGCGGCGTCGAGTGGCGCCCGCAGCGGGTTCTCGACCTCCTGGTCGAAAGCTCGCTCGCGGCGGCGATCTCGCCGCTCCGGCGGGTGCTGCAGCTCGCGCAGGGCGCGACGTCCGAGCCGAAGGCGGTGGCCGATGCCGGCGCCGCCGACGTCACGGACGAGTCAACATCACCTTCTTAG